A portion of the Podospora pseudoanserina strain CBS 124.78 chromosome 2, whole genome shotgun sequence genome contains these proteins:
- a CDS encoding hypothetical protein (EggNog:ENOG503P0KJ; COG:I) — protein MDFSTRSSPSGAEPLTFIEMIDQTTIISLLSTLAILFTALGISKLVLDKHTPGRLRFLFVWHAFDALIHFILEGSFVWHCLCSSTSVREVKGDYFPTPYYYLGQDQKGRVWGSQAAVGQEGYLGAMAQLWMVYAKADRRWAGVDLATLSIEIITVVFGGVMAVLVCWDLARKNVARGNLAMIILATAELYGGYMTFMPEWLSGSANLDTSNFMYKWIFLAFFNGLWVVIPLYAIYVAGADIYDAIWVRSIVEEQKKDE, from the exons ATGGACTTCTCGACACGCTCGTCGCCATCGGGCGCCGAGCCCCTTACCTTTATAGAAATGATCGACCAGACGACCATCATCTCGCTGCTCTCGACACTCGCGATCCTGTTCACGGCGCTGGGGATTTCAAAACTGGTGTTGGACAAGCACACTCCGGGGAGGCTGAGGTTCCTGTTTGTCTGGCATGCGTTTGACGCGCTGATCCACTTCATATTGGAGGGGAGTTTTGTGTGGCACTGCCTGTGCAGCAGCACgtcggtgagggaggtgaagggggatTACTTCCCGACGCCGTATTATTATTTGGGGCAGGACCAAAAGGGACGGGTTTGGGGCTCGCAGGCGGCTGTTGGGCAGGAGGGGTATCTGGGTGCTATGGCGCAGTTGTGGATGGTGTATGCCAAGGCTGATCGGAGGTGGGCGGGGGTTGATTTGGCGACATTGAGTATTGAGATTATTAcggttgtttttgggggtgtgatggcggtgttggtttgttgggatttggcgaggaagaatgTGGCTAGGGGGAACTTGGCTA TGATCATTCTTGCGACGGCCGAATTGTATGGTGGGTATATGACTTTTATGCCGGAATGGTTGAGCGGGAGCGCCAACTTGGATACGAGCAACTTTATGTACAAGTGGATTTTCTTGGCCTTTTTCAAT GGCCTTTGGGTGGTTATCCCTCTGTATGCCATCTACGTGGCTGGAGCGGACATTTACGACGCTATCTGGGTCAGGTCTATTGTtgaggagcagaagaaggacgagTAA